The proteins below are encoded in one region of Belonocnema kinseyi isolate 2016_QV_RU_SX_M_011 chromosome 3, B_treatae_v1, whole genome shotgun sequence:
- the LOC117169671 gene encoding uncharacterized protein LOC117169671, whose translation MDSGQKTVNLKGTPCDTWSTREQLCLASSVLKASDHNWISVSRCLNSFHQKQSERPANWFSTKTCSSQYALLLQTFDTPEREEKKSVETTGQSIVRRLTEERIKEICQILAFQRDEYQQLKSDLKDLKTRNVSEEDLKKMCLQLELAEQEPEQKLNVHTPYLAQRQKEVEQIPQSLSLAISKEPESSDDHVIPSYPSSSQKEDKKNEDGRSFLLNSLLKPQLIRTFSPQLHQLAPSSMAYTAPEGSSAEASNISMLLQLPAKLQRTTLPNIEPRSANINLSQQNTNLQMMQMEKETENDQITKPNLASGLMSDSEIIDHIDKVIAEEKNVDVLDKDEINEIIGDIEELIKEDITDNPQNLDPRIAEVMENLISQPPRLAPDSKIDIKDNCTSNSNIAEIIGVAVENIAPQESKEVESKSEKEKADTSLNSDEEFRNEKVETAKGLKLVNDSKKEINSKATENKDQTAECTIKCNQKHTGRASEDDFKKFVKEDLETCCKEDIAKSSKEDVTELLEEDLEETAENTTNSAEDDAKKETIENTKWDVLQVLEKSPREKLKMNSEKQSSRHEQVAKDTDEAGHNRVDQLEMTLAKITGHQAALSTELLSISSHDPPSGKDTEKSQDIILILEHEETLSIHEKKKVDEEVLVIEPAAGSKEPSTSSEEGITIIKEDNGKDTLVKYKEEAKKVVDLEMEHSKRDDRMDFLYIATNTTVTEDESKDLEIGVREKVEESDPLKETEGLASEEGLSTNEGIKWELPKECECHQETSPDEGLKKGEMREEEDKKNIEFDAGVKKQEKDVSESIRELDEEESTMRKLSKGNMMKTYSKKQTIDVDSEPEIEGSKESADYRAWKKAVMLVYDRLATHKYSSVFLKPITPEQVPGYHSIIFRPMDLTTIKKNIDNGTIRSTRHFQRDVMLMCQNAIMYNKRDSFVYKMAVTMQEEFLEHMQILLQVTGEVSFHRETRTPANSIKSESSQSVVKKRRSYVTPSPHDTLGNKLRKSADK comes from the exons ATGGATTCTGGACAAAAAA CGGTAAACTTGAAAGGCACTCCCTGTGATACATGGAGTACTAGAGAACAGCTCTGCCTAGCATCCAGTGTCTTAAAAGCAAGTGATCATAACTGGATAAGCGTTTCACGATGTTTGAACTCTTTTCATCAAAAGCAATCGGAAAGGCCGGCTAACTGGTTTTCCACAAAGACTTGCTCCTCCCAATATGCGCTTTTATTACAAACTTTTGACACACCGGAGAGAGAGGAAAAGAAAAGTGTCGAGACCACAGGTCAATCTATCGTTCGAAGACTAACTGAAGAAAGAATAAAAGAGATATGTCAGATATTAGCCTTCCAAAGAGATGAATACCAGCAACTGAAAAGCGATTTAAAGGATCTTAAAACCAGAAACGTATCAGAGGAAGACCTAAAAAAAATGTGTCTTCAACTTGAGCTGGCAGAACAAGAGCCGGAACAAAAGCTCAATGTGCATACTCCTTACCTCGCACAACGACAAAAAGAAGTCGAACAAATTCCCCAAAGCCTTAGCTTGGCAATTAGTAAAGAACCAGAAAGTTCTGATGATCACGTAATCCCTTCTTATCCTTCTTCTAGCCAAAAAGAAGATAAGAAAAACGAGGATGGTAGATCTTTTTTGCTGAATAGTTTGCTAAAACCTCAGTTGATTCGAACATTCTCGCCTCAACTTCATCAGCTGGCCCCGTCTTCAATGGCCTATACAGCTCCGGAAGGTTCATCAGCGGAAGCCTCAAACATTTCCATGTTGCTACAACTTCCCGCGAAATTACAGAGAACCACTCTACCAAATATAGAACCTCGTTCCGCAAATATAAATTTgtctcaacaaaatacaaaccTTCAAATGATGCAGATGGAGAAAGAAACAGAGAATGACCAGATCACAAAGCCAAATTTAGCTTCAGGACTTATGTCCGATTCGGAGATTATAGATCATATTGACAAAGTGATTgccgaagaaaaaaatgttgatgtcTTAGACAAGGATGAGATTAATGAGATTATCGGGGATATCGAAGAACTAATCAAGGAAGATATAACTGATAATCCTCAGAATTTAGACCCCAGAATTGCAGAAGTAATGGAAAATTTGATATCTCAACCTCCACGTTTAGCTCCAGATAGCAAGATAGATATAAAGGATAATTGTACCAGCAATTCTAATATCGCAGAAATTATTGGAGTTGCTGTCGAAAACATTGCTCCTCAGGAATCTAAGGAAGTTGAATCTAAATCAGAGAAAGAAAAGGCTGATACAAGTTTGAACTCAGATGAAGAGTTCAGAAACGAGAAAGTTGAGACAGCTAAAGGCTTAAAATTGGTAAACgattcaaagaaagaaattaattcaaaagcaACCGAAAATAAAGACCAAACTGCGGAGTGTACGATAAAGTGCAATCAAAAACATACAGGTAGGGCTTCTGAAGATGATTTCAAGAAGTTCGTTAAGGAAGATCTAGAAACGTGTTGCAAAGAAGATATTGCAAAGTCTTCCAAAGAAGATGTAACAGAATTACTTGAGGAGGATTTAGAAGAAACTGCTGAGAATACAACAAATTCAGCTGAGGACGATGCAAAGAAGGAAACAATAGAAAATACGAAATGGGATGTTCTTCAGGTCCTGGAAAAGTCACCTCGCGAGAAGTTAAAAATGAACTCTGAAAAGCAGAGCTCGAGGCATGAACAGGTAGCCAAAGATACAGATGAAGCTGGACATAATAGAGTTGACCAACTGGAAATGACTCTTGCGAAAATAACCGGTCATCAGGCTGCGCTGTCCACAGAACTTTTAAGTATATCCTCTCATGACCCTCCGTCTGGGAAAGACACAGAAAAATCCCAGGACATAATTCTTATTCTTGAGCATGAAGAGACATTGTCTAttcatgaaaagaaaaaagtggaTGAGGAAGTTTTGGTGATAGAACCTGCTGCAGGTAGTAAGGAACCATCAACATCTTCTGAGGAAGGTATTACCATAATCAAGGAAGACAACGGAAAAGATACTTTAGTGAAATATAAGGAAGAGGCCAAAAAGGTGGTGGATCTTGAAATGGAGCATTCTAAAAGAGACGATAGAATGGATTTTCTTTATATAGCCACAAATACGACGGTTACAGAAGACGAATCGAAAGATTTGGAAATTGGCGTACGAGAAAAGGTAGAAGAAAGTGATCCTCTGAAGGAAACTGAAGGGTTAGCAAGTGAAGAGGGTCTAAGCACAAATGAAGGAATAAAGTGGGAGCTACCAAAAGAATGTGAATGTCATCAGGAAACGTCTCCTGATGAAGGACTGAAGAAGGGGGAGATGAGAGAAGAGgaggataaaaaaaatattgaatttgatgCTGGTGTTAAAAAACAAGAGAAGGATGTTTCAGAAAGTATACGGGAATTAGATGAAGAGGAATCGACCATGCGTAAGTTGAGTAAAGGAAATATGATGAAGACTTATTCCAAGAAGCAGACCATAGATGTTGACAGCGAACCTGAAATAGAAGGAAGTAAAGAGAGTGCTGACTATAGGGCTTGGAAGAAGGCAGTCATGTTGGTTTATGATAGACTGGCAACACACAAGTACTCATCGGTTTTCCTAAAACCTATCACTCCAGAACAGGTTCCAGGGTATCACTCTATTATCTTCAGACCTATGGACTTAACTACTATCAAGAAGAATATTGATAATGGAACAATCAGGTCCACAAGGCATTTTCAGAGGGACGTCATGCTTATGTGCCAAAACGCCATAATGTACAACAAACGTGATTCATTTGTGTATAAAATGGCCGTCACAATGCAGGAAGAATTTCTGGAACACATGCAG attttattacaAGTGACTGGCGAAGTGTCATTTCACAGAGAAACTAGAACGCCAGCAAATAGTATTAAAAGTGAATCAAGTCAGTCTGTCGTAAAAAAGAGGAGAAGTTACGTTACACCGAGTCCTCACGATACTTTAGGAAACAAACTTCGAAAGTCCGCAGATAAATAA